The DNA window GCCGTCGAAGAGGTCGAGCTGGTCGGCGGCGGTGCCCACCGGCCCCTTGATGCCGCGCAGCGGGTAACGGTCGATCAGGTCCGTCAGCCGCTCGTACGCGATCAGCAGCTCCTCGGCGGCCGACGCGAAGCGCTTGCCCAGCGTGGTGGCCTGCGCGGCGACGTTGTGCGACCGGCCGGTCATCACGAGGCCCGAGTACTCGTGGGCGTGCCAGGCCAGCCGGACCAGGGTGGCGACCACCCGGTCCCGGATCAACTCCAGCGAGGCCCGGACCTGGAGCTGCTCGACGTTCTCGGTGAGGTCCCGGGAGGTCATCCCCTTGTGCACGTGCTCGTGCCCGGCGAGCGCGCTGAACTCCTCGATGCGGGCCTTCACGTCGTGCCGGGTGACCCGTTCGCGCTCCGCGATCGAGGCCAGGTCCACGTCGTCGACCACCCGCTCGTACGCCTCGACCACCCCGTCCGGCACCGGCACGCCGAGGTCCCGCTGGGCCTTGAGCACGGCGAGCCAGAGCCGCCGCTCCATGCGTACCTTCTCCTCGGGCGACCAGAGGGCGACCAGCTCGGGCGAGGCGTAGCGGTTGGCGAGCACGTTCGGGATCGTCACGTGCCCATTCTCCCGTACCCGCCGACCAGCGCGCCGGTCGCCCCGAGCCGGCCGACGGTCAGGGCAGGGAGAGGGTCGGGTCCAGGGCGATGGCGGTCATCTCCGCGGCCGTGAGCAGGAACTCCTCCGACCGGCTCATGGCGGCTACCCGCACCCTCGTCCCGTCCGGCCGGAAGACGTCGACCGTCCGGTCGCCAGGGCGGATGACCGGCCGGCCGGGAGGCATGTACCGCGCCTCCAGATCGACGACCCTGATCCGCTCGCCGTTCGGACCCCGCGAGGTCTCGCAGGCCCGCTCGCTCCCCGAGCAGTCCGCGGGCTCCGCCGGCTGGCCGGCCTTCGGCCTGCTGATCTCGATGGAGAGGCGGGCCCGGACATCACCCCGGACCGCCACCCCGTGGCCGACCCACCCGGACGCGGACAGGTGCGAGAACGGGTTGACCGGCCAGCTTGGTTCGGCCACGGCCGGCCCCGACCACTCCGCCATGTCGTTCTCGTGCTCGACGCCGGACACCCAGCGCAGCCCCGGCGCGGACCGGTCGAGCGCCGCCAGCATGGCGCTCCGGACCCGCGCCTCGGCCGTTCGCCCGTCGGCGCTCGCCCCGGGCGACACGGATCCGACCGCCGGGCCGGTGCTCGACGTGCCCTCGGTGACCAGCACGGAGGCACCGGTCGCGACCGCGAGCACGGTCACGGCGGACAGCCCGTACGCGCCCACGCGGCGGCGCCGGGCCCGCCGCGCCTCCCGCCCGATGATCTGATCAAGATCGACCGCCGGGGCCGGCGGTGCGCCGATCGCTTCGTCGAGGATCTCCTGGTAGGTCATGCCCGCCTCCCGTACTCCGTGGTCATCTGGCTTCCGGCGAGCAGGCGCAGGTGCTCCAGCGCCCGGGCGGCCTGGCTCTTCACCGTCCCGGTGCTGATGCCGAGGATCTCCGCGGTCTGCTCGACGGACAGGTCGCAGTAGAACCGCAGCACCACCACGGCCCGGCGCCGTGGCGCGAGCCGGCCGAGCAGGTCCCACAGCAGCTCCCGGTCCGCCAGCGGCGACTCCCCGGCGCCCGGATCCGGCTGATCGGGCAGCTCGTCGCTGCTCCATTCCCGCCGCCACGGCCGCCGCCGCTCGTCCAGCCAGGCATGGGTCAGCACCCCGCGGACGTACGCGTCGACGTTCTCCGCCGCCCGGACCCGCCGCCAGTGCCGGTAGAGCCGACCGACGGTGATCGACACCAGATCGTCGGCCAGGTGCCAGTCCCGGCAGAGCAGGTACGCCGTCCGGCGCAGCCGATCCAGCCGGGCGGACACGAACTCCCGGAACTCGTCCTCGTCGCGCCGGTTCACGCCGCGGAACCTGTTGCTCGCCTCATGCCCATGGGACGGAAGGCGACCCCCCTCGGGTTGCTCACGATGCGAGACCGCCGCCCGTTATGCCGGTCGGGACAGCGGGACACCTTCCCATGGGTGAAGATCATCGCTGCCCCTTCCCGGGTCCCCATACTCCTCGAACCGAGGATCCACATGCGCACATCTCTCTTCGCCGGGCTCTGCGCAGCCGCGCTGACCGGTGCCTCACTCCTCACCCTCGCCGGTCCCGCGCAGGCCGCGGACGGCACGACCCTCTACGTCCGGCCGACGGTCACCACCTGCTCCGACACCGGACCCGGCACCTACGACCAGCCGTTCTGCACGATCGGCGCCGCCGCGTCGGTCGTCTCCGCGGGGCAGACCGTCGAGATCAGCGGCGGCGTCTACCGGGAGCACGTCACCGTCACCCGGTCCGGCACGCCGGACGCGCCCATCGTCTTCCGGGGCGGTCCCTCCAGCTCGCAGCTGGTCGGCACGGCGGCCGGGATCACCATCGACGGCCAGCACGACATCAGGATCGAACGGATCCAGGTCCCCGGCGCGGCCGACCACCCCGCACTGGACATCCGCAACGCCGCCCGCATCACGGTTGAGGGCGGCGGCTACTCGCTGACGAGCGGTGCGACCGGGACGGTCGTACGCCTCACGGGTGTCACCGACTCGGTCCTGAATCGCTTCTTCGTCTCCGGCAGTTCGCTGACCACGGGCATCGTGCTGGACGAGGCCACGTCCGGCGTGCGCCTGTCGTCGATGGACGTCGTGGGCAACCCGAACGATCCCGTCGAGCAGAGCGTCGGGATCCGGGTCGAGGGCCCCGACAACACGATTGCCGGCAATTCCTTCCAGCGCTTCACCGGAGCCGCCATCAGCGTCGCGGCGAGCGCGCGCGGGACGACCGTGGCGAACAACGAGATCACCGAAGGACTCGGGTACGGCGTCCACAACACCGGCGCCACCGGCACGG is part of the Micromonospora halotolerans genome and encodes:
- a CDS encoding SigE family RNA polymerase sigma factor gives rise to the protein MNRRDEDEFREFVSARLDRLRRTAYLLCRDWHLADDLVSITVGRLYRHWRRVRAAENVDAYVRGVLTHAWLDERRRPWRREWSSDELPDQPDPGAGESPLADRELLWDLLGRLAPRRRAVVVLRFYCDLSVEQTAEILGISTGTVKSQAARALEHLRLLAGSQMTTEYGRRA